A stretch of Rhododendron vialii isolate Sample 1 chromosome 4a, ASM3025357v1 DNA encodes these proteins:
- the LOC131324713 gene encoding ACT domain-containing protein ACR10-like isoform X1, with the protein MMGMLCDDVVMIREAEREGDGATSVITVNCPDKTGLGCDLCRLILFFGLTIVRVDVSTDGKWCYIVFWVIGKPTTRWGLLKKRLIGVCPSCSSASGISFYRSELQSPKPPNVFLLKLCCYDRRGLLHDVTVVLCELELTIKRVKVSTTPDGRVMDLFFITDTRELLHTNIRQEDTCDCLKSVLGDVMISCAIQIVGPEISACSQGHSFLPPAITEDHLDDERRSGSRTSNNVSVMLDNSLSPAHTLVQIVCQDHKGLLYDIMRTLKDYNIQISYGRGTTKQKRKCEVDLFIMQSDGKKIVDPIKQSALCSRIQMELLCPLRVALVSRGPDTELLVANPVELSGKGRPLVFYDITLALKMLNTGIFSAEIGRHIIGDREWEVYRILLDEVDGSPELKSQIEGAVWKMLMGWE; encoded by the exons atgatgggGATGCTATGCGACGACGTGGTGATGATAAGGGAAGCGGAGAGGGAAGGAGATGGGGCAACAAGTGTGATAACAGTGAATTGCCCAGACAAGACTGGGTTGGGTTGTGATCTCTGCCGCCTCATCCTTTTCTTCGGTTTGACCATTGTTAGAGTTG ATGTGTCTACGGATGGGAAGTGGTGCTACATAGTATTCTGGGTCATCGGAAAACCGACTACTAGATGGGGTTTACTGAAGAAGAGACTAATTGGGGTATGCCCTTCTTGTTCTTCAGCATCTGGGATTTCATTTTACCGATCTGAATTGCAGTCTCCCAAGCCTCCTAATGTTTTCCTCTTGAAACTGTGTTGCTATGACAGAAGAGGCCTTCTCCATG ATGTGACCGTGGTTCTTTGTGAGCTTGAGCTTACGATAAAGAGAGTGAAGGTATCTACCACCCCAGATGGCAGAGTGATGGACTTATTCTTCATCACAGACACCAG GGAACTTCTGCATACAAATATAAGACAGGAGGATACGTGTGACTGTCTAAAATCTGTTTTAGGAGATGTTATGATTAGTTGTGCAATACAGATTGTTGGCCCTGAAATTTCTGCATGCTCACAAGGGCATTCCTTTCTTCCTCCTGCTATCACAGAAGACCATTTGGATGATGAACGCAGAAGTGGATCTCGTACCTCAAACAATGTATCTGTCATGTTGGATAACTCTCTGAGTCCTGCTCACACGCTTGTCCAAATTGTTTGCCAAGATCACAAAGGTCTCCTCTACGACAtaatgagaactttgaaggaTTACAACATCCAG ATTTCTTATGGGCGAGGCACaacgaaacaaaaaagaaagtgtgaagTGGACTTATTTATCATGCAATCAGATGGGAAGAAGATAGTTGACCCTATCAAGCAAAGTGCCTTGTGCTCTCGTATTCAAATGGAGCTACTTTGTCCTCTTAGAGTAGCTTTGGTGAGCCGGGGGCCTGATACGGAACTTCTAGTAGCAAATCCCGTGGAACTATCTGGCAAAGGTCGCCCTCTTGTTTTCTACGACATTACCCTTGCTCTCAAAATGCTCAACACTGGCATATTCTCG GCTGAGATTGGGAGACACATTATTGGAGACCGGGAATGGGAAGTTTACAGAATTCTACTTGATGAAGTTGATGGCTCACCAGAACTGAAGAGCCAGATTGAGGGAGCAGTTTGGAAGATGTTAATGGGTTGGGAGTGA
- the LOC131324713 gene encoding ACT domain-containing protein ACR10-like isoform X2 — protein sequence MMGMLCDDVVMIREAEREGDGATSVITVNCPDKTGLGCDLCRLILFFGLTIVRVDVSTDGKWCYIVFWVIGKPTTRWGLLKKRLIGVCPSCSSASGISFYRSELQSPKPPNVFLLKLCCYDRRGLLHDVTVVLCELELTIKRVKVSTTPDGRVMDLFFITDTRELLHTNIRQEDTCDCLKSVLGDVMISCAIQIVGPEISACSQGHSFLPPAITEDHLDDERRSGSRTSNNVSVMLDNSLSPAHTLVQIVCQDHKGLLYDIMRTLKDYNIQISYGRGTTKQKRKCEVDLFIMQSDGKKIVDPIKQSALCSRIQMELLCPLRVALVSRGPDTELLVANPVELSGKG from the exons atgatgggGATGCTATGCGACGACGTGGTGATGATAAGGGAAGCGGAGAGGGAAGGAGATGGGGCAACAAGTGTGATAACAGTGAATTGCCCAGACAAGACTGGGTTGGGTTGTGATCTCTGCCGCCTCATCCTTTTCTTCGGTTTGACCATTGTTAGAGTTG ATGTGTCTACGGATGGGAAGTGGTGCTACATAGTATTCTGGGTCATCGGAAAACCGACTACTAGATGGGGTTTACTGAAGAAGAGACTAATTGGGGTATGCCCTTCTTGTTCTTCAGCATCTGGGATTTCATTTTACCGATCTGAATTGCAGTCTCCCAAGCCTCCTAATGTTTTCCTCTTGAAACTGTGTTGCTATGACAGAAGAGGCCTTCTCCATG ATGTGACCGTGGTTCTTTGTGAGCTTGAGCTTACGATAAAGAGAGTGAAGGTATCTACCACCCCAGATGGCAGAGTGATGGACTTATTCTTCATCACAGACACCAG GGAACTTCTGCATACAAATATAAGACAGGAGGATACGTGTGACTGTCTAAAATCTGTTTTAGGAGATGTTATGATTAGTTGTGCAATACAGATTGTTGGCCCTGAAATTTCTGCATGCTCACAAGGGCATTCCTTTCTTCCTCCTGCTATCACAGAAGACCATTTGGATGATGAACGCAGAAGTGGATCTCGTACCTCAAACAATGTATCTGTCATGTTGGATAACTCTCTGAGTCCTGCTCACACGCTTGTCCAAATTGTTTGCCAAGATCACAAAGGTCTCCTCTACGACAtaatgagaactttgaaggaTTACAACATCCAG ATTTCTTATGGGCGAGGCACaacgaaacaaaaaagaaagtgtgaagTGGACTTATTTATCATGCAATCAGATGGGAAGAAGATAGTTGACCCTATCAAGCAAAGTGCCTTGTGCTCTCGTATTCAAATGGAGCTACTTTGTCCTCTTAGAGTAGCTTTGGTGAGCCGGGGGCCTGATACGGAACTTCTAGTAGCAAATCCCGTGGAACTATCTGGCAAAG GCTGA